One Capricornis sumatraensis isolate serow.1 chromosome 8, serow.2, whole genome shotgun sequence genomic region harbors:
- the TLCD2 gene encoding TLC domain-containing protein 2: MAPSGLLVTGASFAAFRGLHWGLQLLPTPGSAAQNRWKWRNICVSLVHSLLTGAGALLGLSLYPQMAADPIHGHPPWALLLVAVSVGYFLADGTDLLWNQTLGQAWDLLCHHAVVVSCLSTAVLSGHYVGFSVVSLLLELNSTCLHLRQLLLLSRQAPSLAFSVTSWATLTTLALFRLVPLGWMSLWLFQQCHQIPLALVILGGTGLAIVGVMSINLGIHILVSDVLRSRPCPPTLGNKETRGTRTDCDGESITRDDSTLRLRD, translated from the exons ATGGCGCCCTCTGGGCTCCTCGTCACCGGCGCCTCCTTCGCCGCCTTCCGGGGGCTGCACTGGGGGCTGCAACTGCTGCCCACGCCGGGATCTGCCGCCCAGAACCGTTGGAAGTGGCGGAACATTTGTGTCTCCCTGGTGCACAGCCTGCTTACGGGGGCCGGGGCGCTGCTCGG GCTGTCGCTGTACCCTCAGATGGCCGCCGACCCGATTCATGGCCACCCTCCCTGGGCTCTGCTGCTGGTGGCTGTCTCTGTGG GTTATTTCCTGGCAGATGGAACTGACTTGTTGTGGAACCAGACCTTGGGCCAGGCCTGGGATCTTCTTTGTCACCATGCGGTG GTCGTGAGCTGCCTCAGCACCGCCGTTCTGTCTGGCCACTACGTGGGCTTCTCTGTGGTGTCTCTGCTCCTGGAGCTCAACTCCACCTGCCTGCACCTAcgccagctgctgctgctctctcgccaggctccatccctggcctTCAGCGTGACCAGCTGGGCGACCCTGACCACCTTGGCCCTCTTCCGCCTGGTGCCGCTGGGATGGATGAGCCTGTGGCTGTTCCAGCAATGCCACCAGATCCCTCTTGCTCTGGTCATCCTTGGTGGAACTGGACTGGCCATTGTGGGTGTCATGAGCATCAATTTGGGCATCCACATTTTGGTCAGTGATGTTTTGCGATCTCGGCCTTGCCCACCCACCCTTGGAAACAAGGAAACCAGGGGCACTAGGACAGATTGTGATGGTGAGTCCATCACCAGGGATGATTCCACTCTCAGGCTGAGAGACTGA
- the WDR81 gene encoding WD repeat-containing protein 81, with translation MALGSRGREVALTAKVEGWSPPPSPDMEELLRSVERDLSIDARQLAPAPGGAHVVALVPARWLASLRERRLPPGPCPRAEGLSEAEVRTLLQRSVQRLPAGWTRVEVHGLRKRRLSYPLGGLAFEEGTGTPETLTRFMQDVAAQNYRNLWRHAYHTYGQPYSHSPAPAAVPALDSVRQALQRVYGCPFLPLGEGAQCPSYAREGSCAPRGCPASPSLLRAEALLESPEMLYVVHPYVQFSLHDVVTFSPAKLTNSQAKVLFILFRVLRAMDACHQQGLACGALSLHHIAVDEKLCSELRLDLSAYERPEEPGDEETQEARNRAGVEPGEEGRQGPGCPTCQEELRGLVLDWVHGRISNFHYLMQLNRLAGRRQGDPNYHPVLPWVVDFTVPRGRFRDLRKSKFRLNKGDKQLDFTYEMTRQAFVAGGAGGGEPPHVPHHISDVLSDITYYVYKARRTPRSVLCGHVRAQWEPHEYPASMERMQSWTPDECIPEFYTDPSIFCSIHPDMPDLDVPAWCRSNQEFVAAHRALLESREVSQDLHHWIDLTFGYKLQGKEAVKEKNVCLHLVDAHTHLTSYGVVQLFDQPHPQRLAGAPALAPEPPLVPNLWFQTIQESTGREDFPAQLTNGMGRTVLEATPCEAGWARDRPGVGEDDLEQATEALDSISLAGKTGDQLGPSPSSTSSSSQVPPGLLPFSGASASRPGRRNRAAGADPGEGEEGRILLPEGFSPLQALEELEKLGNFLTKGLGGRLEVPEQPWVQPPVQLRDLFHRDMQALGVLLAEMVFATRVRTLQPDAPLWVRFKAVQGLCARHPKEVPVSLQTVLDTLLQLSGPQGPVVAGRGKLDPLFTYRPVSQGLPPPCPAQLLSPFSSVVPFPSYFPALHKFILLYQMRRVEDEAQGRELVFALWQQLGAVLSDITPEGLEILLPFVLSLMSEEHTAVYAAWYLFEPVAKALGPKNANKYLLKPLIGAYESPCQLHGRFYLYTDCFVAQLMVRLGLQAFLVHLLPHVLQVLAGVEASQEENKGLAGAAEDEESGLPGAGPGSCAFEEEIHMDGEPAASSGLGLPDYMSGVSFHDQADLPETEDFQAGLYVAESPQPQEAEAVSLGRLSDKSSTSEASLGEERAADEGGIPVDKSSLRSGDSSQDLKQSEGSEEDEEEEEGCVVLEVGEGEGEQEEVPETSELTLSDTVLSMDTVVAGNDGANGEEEEEPLTEQSEGKEQKILLDTACKMVRWLSAKLGPTVASRHVARNLLRLLTSCYVGPTRQQFTGGSGESPPLSVGNIYQKRPILGDIVSAPVLSCLLHIAHLYGEPVLTYQYLPYISYLVAPGSTSGPSRLNSRKEAGLLAAVTLTQKIIVYLSDTTLMDILPRISHEVLLPVLSFLTSLVTGFPSGAQARTVLCMKTISLIALICLRIGQEMVQQHLSEPVATFFHVFSQLHELRHQALKLESMGHREGQLPEVAFSDGQLRPADPALLDELQKVFTLEMAYTIYVPFSCLLGDIIRKIVPNHELVGELAGLYLESISPSSRSPASVEPTAPSTGPEWDPQGGGCPQDDGHSGTFGSVLVGNRIQIPDDSRPDSPGPLGPISGVGGGGPGGQSEDNALKQELPRSAHGLSGNWLAYWQYEIGVNQQDAHFHFHQIRLQSFPGHSGAVKCVVPLSGEDFFLSGSKDRTVRLWPLYNSGDGTSETAPRLVYAQHRKSVFFVGQLEAPQCVVSCDGSVHVWDPFTGKTLRTVEPSDSRVPLTAVAVMPAPHTSITMASSDSTLRFVDCRKPGLQHEFRLSSGLNPGLVRSLAVSPSGRSVVAGFSSGFMVLLDTRTGLVLRGWPAHEGDILQIKAVEGSILVSSSSDHSLTVWKELEPKPTHYYKSASDPIHTFDLYGSEVVTGTVANKIGVCSLLEPPSQATTKLSSENFRGTLTSLALLPTKRHLLLGSDNGVVRLLA, from the exons ATGGCCCTGGGGAGCAGGGGGCGGGAAGTCGCGCTTACCGCCAAGGTGGAGGGCTGGTCACCGCCCCCGAGCCCCGACATGGAGGAGCTGCTCCGGAGCGTGGAGAGGGACCTGAGCATCGATGCCCGGCAGCTGGCTCCGGCCCCGGGGGGCGCACACGTGGTGGCTCTAGTGCCCGCGCGCTGGCTGGCCAGCCTCCGCGAGCGCAGGCTGCCCCCGGGACCCTGTCCGCGCGCCGAAGGCCTGAGCGAAGCGGAAGTCAGGACTCTCTTGCAACGCTCCGTGCAGAGGCTGCCTGCCGGCTGGACTAGAGTCGAGGTGCACGGGCTGCGGAAACGAAGGCTCTCCTACCCACTGGGCGGCCTGGCTTTTGAGGAGGGAACTGGCACCCCGGAGACCCTCACTCGCTTCATGCAGGATGTGGCTGCCCAGAATTATCGCAACCTGTGGCGCCACGCGTATCACACTTACGGGCAGCCCTACAGTCATAGCCCTGCCCCCGCAGCTGTCCCTGCCCTGGATTCAGTGCGACAGGCTCTGCAGAGGGTCTATGGTTGCCCTTTCCTGCCACTGGGCGAAGGTGCGCAGTGCCCCTCATATGCCAGAGAAGGCTCCTGTGCCCCTCGGGGCTGCCCTGCCTCTCCCAGTCTTCTGAGAGCCGAGGCTCTGTTGGAGTCCCCGGAGATGCTCTACGTGGTGCACCCGTATGTGCAGTTCTCCCTGCACGATGTGGTCACCTTCAGCCCCGCCAAGCTGACCAACAGCCAAGCCAAGGTGCTCTTCATTCTCTTCCGTGTGCTGAGGGCCATGGATGCCTGTCACCAGCAGGGACTGGCCTGCGGGGCCCTGTCTTTGCACCACATTGCCGTGGATGAGAAACTTTGCAGCGAGCTCCGCCTCGACCTGAGTGCTTATGAGAGGCCCGAGGAGCCGGGGGATGAGGAGACCCAGGAAGCAAGAAACAGGGCAGGTGTCGAGCCTGGCGAGGAGGGAAGACAGGGACCTGGGTGTCCCACATGCCAGGAGGAGCTCAGGGGCCTTGTGCTAGACTGGGTCCACGGCCGCATCAGCAACTTCCACTACCTCATGCAACTGAATCGGTTGGCGGGTCGGCGGCAGGGGGACCCCAACTACCATCCGGTGCTGCCCTGGGTGGTCGACTTCACCGTGCCTCGTGGGCGCTTCCGAGACCTGCGCAAGTCCAAGTTCCGCCTCAACAAGGGGGATAAGCAGCTGGACTTCACATATGAGATGACCCGGCAGGCGTTTGTGGCAGGAGGTGCAGGCGGCGGGGAGCCGCCTCACGTCCCTCACCACATCTCCGACGTGCTCTCTGACATCACCTACTACGTGTACAAGGCCCGGCGCACACCCCGGTCGGTGCTCTGCGGACACGTGCGGGCGCAGTGGGAGCCCCACGAGTACCCGGCCAGCATGGAGCGGATGCAGAGCTGGACTCCAGATGAGTGCATTCCTGAGTTCTACACCGACCCCTCCATCTTCTGCTCCATCCACCCCGACATGCCTGACCTAGATGTGCCGGCCTGGTGCCGCTCTAACCAGGAGTTCGTGGCTGCCCACCGGGCACTGCTGGAGAGCCGAGAGGTGTCCCAGGACCTACACCACTGGATTGACCTCACCTTTGGCTACAAACTACAGGGCAAGGAGGCTGTGAAGGAGAAGAACGTGTGTCTGCACCTGGTGGACGCCCACACACACCTGACCAGCTATGGCGTGGTGCAGCTCTTTGATCAGCCACATCCCCAGCGCCTGGCGGGGGCCCCTGCCCTCGCCCCTGAACCTCCCCTCGTCCCCAATCTGTGGTTCCAGACCATCCAGGAGAGCACAGGCCGGGAGGACTTCCCCGCACAGCTTACGAATGGGATGGGCAGGACGGTTTTGGAGGCCACTCCCTGTGAGGCTGGCTGGGCCAGGGACAGGCCCGGGGTAGGGGAAGATGACTTGGAGCAGGCCACAGAAGCTCTGGATTCCATTTCTCTCGCTGGGAAGACAGGTGACCAGCTGGGACCGTCTccctcctccacttcctcctccagtcaAGTCCCGCCAGGCCTCTTGCCTTTCTCGGGGGCCTCAGCCTCTCGACCGGGCCGTCGGAACAGAGCTGCTGGGGCAGACCCCGGGGAAGGTGAGGAGGGCAGGATTCTTCTTCCGGAGGGCTTCAGTCCTCTGCAGGctctggaggagctggagaaACTAGGCAACTTCTTGACCAAAGGCCTAGGGGGCCGCTTGGAGGTGCCTGAGCAACCCTGGGTTCAGCCCCCCGTGCAGCTGCGGGACCTCTTTCATCGGGACATGCAGGCGCTGGGGGTCCTGTTGGCTGAGATGGTGTTCGCCACCAGGGTCCGGACACTGCAGCCTGATGCACCTTTGTGGGTACGCTTCAAGGCTGTGCAGGGGCTCTGTGCACGCCATCCCAAGGAGGTCCCGGTGTCTCTGCAGACCGTGCTGGACACACTCCTGCAGCTGAGTGGCCCTCAAGGCCCCGTGGTTGCAGGGAGGGGCAAGCTGGATCCACTGTTTACATACAGGCCTGTCTCCCAGGGattgcccccaccctgccccgcccAGCTCCTCAGCCCCTTCAGCTCTGTAGTCCCCTTCCCTTCCTACTTCCCCGCACTGCACAAATTCATCCTCCTGTACCAGATGAGGCGCGTGGAGGACGAGGCCCAGGGGCGGGAGCTGGTCTTTGCCCTGTGGCAGCAGCTGGGTGCCGTTTTGAGTGACATCACCCCTGAGGGCTTGGAGATCTTGCTGCCTTTCGTGCTGTCACTCATGTCTGAGGAGCACACGGCCGTGTATGCAGCCTGGTACCTATTTGAACCTGTAGCCAAGGCCCTGGGCCCCAAGAATGCCAATAAGTACCTTCTGAAGCCTCTCATTGGGGCCTACGAGAGCCCCTGCCAGCTCCACGGCCGCTTCTACCTGTACACTGACTGCTTTGTGGCCCAGCTGATGGTGCGGCTGGGCCTGCAGGCCTTTCTTGTCCACCTCCTGCCCCACGTCCTGCAGGTGTTGGCTGGCGTGGAGGCCTCCCAGGAGGAAAACAAGGGCCTGGCTGGGGCCGCCGAGGACGAGGAAAGTGGGCTCCCGGGGGCCGGGCCCGGGTCCTGTGCCTTTGAGGAGGAGATCCACATGGATGGAGAGCCTGCCGCATCCTCGGGCCTGGGGCTCCCGGACTACATGTCTGGCGTCAGCTTCCACGACCAGGCTGACCTCCCCGAGACGGAGGACTTCCAGGCCGGGCTCTATGTGGCCGAGTCCCCTCAGCCCCAGGAGGCTGAGGCTGTGAGCCTGGGCCGGCTGAGCGACAAGAGCAGCACCAGCGAGGCTTCCCTGGGTGAGGAGCGGGCGGCCGACGAGGGGGGCATCCCGGTGGACAAGAGCAGCCTCAGGTCAGGCGACAGCAGCCAGGACTTGAAGCAAAGCGAGGGATccgaggaggacgaggaggaggaggaaggctgtgtggtgttggaggtgggggagggggagggcgaaCAAGAAGAGGTCCCTGAGACGTCTGAGCTCACACTCTCCGACACTGTGCTGTCCATGGATACGGTTGTGGCTGGCAACGACGGGGCCAacggggaggaagaagaggagccgTTGACTGAGCAGTCGGAGGGTAAAGAACAGAAGATCCTTCTTG ATACGGCCTGCAAGATGGTCCGCTGGCTGTCCGCCAAGCTTGGCCCCACTGTGGCCTCTCGCCACGTGGCCCGGAACCTGCTCCGCCTGCTGACGTCGTGTTATGTTG GGCCCACCCGGCAACAGTTCACCGGGGGCAGTGGCGAGAGCCCCCCGCTGAGCGTGGGCAACATCTATCAGAAGAGACCGATCCTGGGCGACATAGTGTCGGCGCCCGTGCTCAGCTGCCTGCTGCACATCGCCCACCTCTATGGGGAGCCCGTCCTCACCTACCAGTACCTGCCCTACATCAGCTACCTG GTGGCCCCGGGTAGCACCTCGGGCCCTAGTCGACTGAACAGCCGCAAGGAGGCGGGACTGCTGGCTGCCGTGACGCTGACCCAGAAGATCATCGTGTACCTCTCGGACACCACCCTCATGGACATCCTGCCCCGTATCAGCCACGAGGTCTTGCTGCCCGTGCTCAGCTTCCTCACGTCTCTCGTCACGGG GTTCCCAAGTGGAGCCCAGGCCCGGACTGTCCTGTGTATGAAGACCATCAGCCTCATCGCCCTCATCTGCCTGCGTATTGGACAGGAGATGGTCCAGCAGCACCTGAGTGAGCCCGTGGCCACCTTCTTTCATGTCTTCTCTCAGCTGCATGAACTTCGGCACCAG GCTCTGAAGCTGGAGTCCATGGGCCACCGTGAGGGCCAGCTGCCAGAGGTGGCCTTCTCTGATGGGCAGCTGCGGCCAGCGGACCCTGCCCTGCTGGACGAGCTGCAGAAGGTGTTCACCTTGGAGATGGCGTACACAATCTACGTGCCCTTCTCCTGCCTGTTGG GTGACATCATCCGGAAAATCGTCCCCAACCATGAGCTGGTGGGGGAGCTGGCGGGGCTGTACCTGGAGAGCATCAGCCCGAGCAGCCGCAGCCCTGCCAGTGTGGAGCCCACTGCACCCAGTACTGGCCCAGAGTGGGACCCCCAGGGTGGGGGCTGCCCCCAGGATGACGGCCACTCGGGGACCTTTGGGAGTGTCCTGGTCGGGAACCGCATCCAGATCCCCGATGACTCCCGGCCTGACAGCCCTGGCCCACTGGGCCCCATCTCTGGGGTGGGCGGCGGGGGGCCCGGCGGCCAGAGTGAGGACAATGCGCTGAAGCAGGAGCTGCCGCGGAGCGCGCATGGGCTGAGCGGGAACTGGCTGGCCTACTGGCAGTACGAGATCGGCGTGAACCAGCAGGACGCCCACTTCCACTTCCACCAGATCCGCCTGCAGAGCTTCCCAGGCCACTCGGGGGCTGTCAAGTGCGTGGTGCCCCTGAGCGGCGAGGACTTCTTCCTGAGCGGCAGCAAGGACCGCACCGTGCGCCTCTGGCCGCTCTACAACTCCGGGGACGGCACCAGTGAGACGGCCCCACGCCTTGTCTACGCCCAACACCGCAAGAGCGTCTTCTTCGTGGGCCAGCTCGAGGCCCCGCAGTGTGTAGTGAGCTGTGATGGGTCTGTGCACGTCTGGGACCCCTTCACAG GGAAGACTCTTCGCACGGTGGAGCCATCAGACAGCCGGGTGCCCCTGACCGCTGTGGCCGTCATGCCTGCCCCCCACACCAGCATCACCATGGCCAGCTCTGACTCGACCCTGCGCTTTGTGGACTGCAGGAAGCCAGGCCTGCAG CATGAGTTCCGCCTGAGCAGCGGGCTGAACCCTGGGCTCGTCCGCTCCCTGGCTGTCAGCCCCAGTGGCCGGAGCGTTGTGGCCGGCTTCTCCTCGGGCTTCATGGTGCTGCTGGACACCCGTACGGGCCTGGTTCTGCGTGGCTGGCCTGCCCACGAAGGGGACATCCTGCAGATCAAG GCAGTGGAGGGCAGCATCCTGGTCAGCTCCTCCTCTGACCACTCCTTGACCGTCTGGAAGGAGCTGGAGCCGAAGCCCACGCATTACTACAAGTCCGCCTCTGACCCCATCCACACCTTCGACTTGTACGGCAGCGAGGTGGTGACCGGCACTGTGGCCAACAAGATCGGCGTCTGCTCCCTGCTCGAGCCGCCTTCCCAGGCCACCACCAAGCTCAGCTCTGAGAACTTCCGCGGCACACTCACCAGCCTGGCCTTGCTGCCCACCAAACGCCACCTCCTTCTGGGCTCCGACAATGGGGTGGTCCGCCTCTTGGCGTAG
- the SERPINF2 gene encoding alpha-2-antiplasmin isoform X2 has protein sequence MALLWGLLALSLSCLPSPCSAFSPVSAMEPLGLQLMSGQAQEKLPPLSLLKLGNQEPGGQIAPKKAPGDCKASPTPEQTRRLAQAMMTFTTDLFSLVAQSSTRPNLILSPLSVALALSHLALGAQNQTLQRLKQVLHADSGPCLPHLLSRLCQDLGPGAFRLAARMYLQKGFPIKEDFLEQSEQLFGAKPMSLTGRKGEDLANINQWVKEATEGKIEDFLSDLPDDTVLLLLNAIHFQGFWRNKFDPNLTQRDTFHLDEQFTVPVDMMQALTYPLHWFLLEQPEIQVAHFPFKNNMSFVVLMPTRFEWNVSQVLANLTWDILHQPLLRERPTKVQLPKLHLKYQLDLVATLSQLGLQELFQAPDLRGISDERLVVSSVQHQSALELSEAGVEAAAATSTAMSRMSLSSFVVNRPFLFFILEDSTSLPLFVGSVRNPNPGAQPERKEQQDSPSRDSFQDHKGRPRGDKPFDPDLKLGPPSEEDYPQPSSPK, from the exons ATGGCGCTGCTCTGGGGGCTCCTGGCACTCAGCCTCTCCTGCCTGCCAAGCCCGTGCTCAGCG TTCTCTCCTGTGAGCGCCATGGAGCCCTTGGGTCTGCAG CTAATGAGCGGGCAGGCCCAGGAGAAGCTGCCCCCACTTTCCCTCCTCAAGCTGGGCAACCAG GAGCCAGGTGGCCAGATTGCCCCGAAGAAGGCCCCAGGAGACTGCAAGGCATCCCCAACCCCGGAGCAGACACGCAGGCTGGCCCAGGCCATGATGACCTTCACCACAGACCTcttctccctggtggcccaaagcTCAACCAGGCCCAACCTCATCCTGTCACCTCTGAGTGTGGCCCTGGCACTGTCTCACCTGGCACTAG GTGCTCAGAACCAAACGCTGCAAAGGCTGAAACAGGTGCTGCATGCAGACTCAGggccctgcctcccccacctGCTCAGCCGCCTCTGCCAGGACCTGGGGCCTGGGGCTTTCAGGTTGGCTGCCAGAATGTACCTGCAGAAAG GATTTCCCATCAAAGAGGACTTCCTGGAACAATCAGAACAGCTCTTTGGTGCAAAGCCCATGAGCCTGACGGGAAGGAAGGGGGAGGACCTGGCAAACATCAACCAATGGGTGAAGGAGGCCACCGAGGGGAAGATAGAGGATTTCCTCTCAGATCTGCCAGATGACACAGTGTTGCTTCTCCTCAATGCCATCCACTTCCAGG GCTTCTGGAGGAACAAGTTCGACCCGAACCTCACACAGAGAGACACTTTCCACCTGGATGAGCAGTTCACGGTGCCGGTGGACATGATGCAAGCCCTCACGTATCCGCTGCACTGGTTCCTGCTGGAGCAGCCTGAGATCCAG GTGGCTCATTTCCCCTTTAAGAACAACATGAGCTTCGTGGTCCTGATGCCCACCCGCTTTGAGTGGAATGTGTCCCAGGTGCTGGCCAACCTGACCTGGGACATTTTGCACCAGCCCTTGCTGCGGGAGAGGCCCACCAAGGTCCAGCTGCCTAAGCTGCATCTCAAATACCAACTGGACCTGGTGGCCACCCTCAGCCAGCTGG GCCTGCAGGAGTTATTCCAGGCCCCGGACCTGCGTGGGATCTCCGATGAGAGGCTGGTGGTGTCCAGTGTGCAGCATCAGTCGGCGCTAGAGCTCAGCGAGGCCGGTGTGGAGGCGGCCGCGGCAACCAGCACGGCCATGTCCCGCATGTCCCTGTCGTCCTTCGTCGTGAACCGccccttcctcttcttcatccttGAGGACAGCACCAGCCTGCCCCTCTTCGTGGGCAGCGTGAGGAACCCCAACCCTGGCGCGCAGCCGGAGCGCAAGGAGCAGCAAGACTCCCCCAGCAGGGACTCCTTCCAGGACCACAAAGGCCGCCCCCGCGGAGACAAGCCTTTCGACCCAGACTTGAAACTTGGGCCCCCCTCAGAAGAGGATTACCCTCAGCCTAGCAGCCCCAAGTGA
- the SERPINF2 gene encoding alpha-2-antiplasmin isoform X1 has protein sequence MALLWGLLALSLSCLPSPCSAQFSPVSAMEPLGLQLMSGQAQEKLPPLSLLKLGNQEPGGQIAPKKAPGDCKASPTPEQTRRLAQAMMTFTTDLFSLVAQSSTRPNLILSPLSVALALSHLALGAQNQTLQRLKQVLHADSGPCLPHLLSRLCQDLGPGAFRLAARMYLQKGFPIKEDFLEQSEQLFGAKPMSLTGRKGEDLANINQWVKEATEGKIEDFLSDLPDDTVLLLLNAIHFQGFWRNKFDPNLTQRDTFHLDEQFTVPVDMMQALTYPLHWFLLEQPEIQVAHFPFKNNMSFVVLMPTRFEWNVSQVLANLTWDILHQPLLRERPTKVQLPKLHLKYQLDLVATLSQLGLQELFQAPDLRGISDERLVVSSVQHQSALELSEAGVEAAAATSTAMSRMSLSSFVVNRPFLFFILEDSTSLPLFVGSVRNPNPGAQPERKEQQDSPSRDSFQDHKGRPRGDKPFDPDLKLGPPSEEDYPQPSSPK, from the exons ATGGCGCTGCTCTGGGGGCTCCTGGCACTCAGCCTCTCCTGCCTGCCAAGCCCGTGCTCAGCG CAGTTCTCTCCTGTGAGCGCCATGGAGCCCTTGGGTCTGCAG CTAATGAGCGGGCAGGCCCAGGAGAAGCTGCCCCCACTTTCCCTCCTCAAGCTGGGCAACCAG GAGCCAGGTGGCCAGATTGCCCCGAAGAAGGCCCCAGGAGACTGCAAGGCATCCCCAACCCCGGAGCAGACACGCAGGCTGGCCCAGGCCATGATGACCTTCACCACAGACCTcttctccctggtggcccaaagcTCAACCAGGCCCAACCTCATCCTGTCACCTCTGAGTGTGGCCCTGGCACTGTCTCACCTGGCACTAG GTGCTCAGAACCAAACGCTGCAAAGGCTGAAACAGGTGCTGCATGCAGACTCAGggccctgcctcccccacctGCTCAGCCGCCTCTGCCAGGACCTGGGGCCTGGGGCTTTCAGGTTGGCTGCCAGAATGTACCTGCAGAAAG GATTTCCCATCAAAGAGGACTTCCTGGAACAATCAGAACAGCTCTTTGGTGCAAAGCCCATGAGCCTGACGGGAAGGAAGGGGGAGGACCTGGCAAACATCAACCAATGGGTGAAGGAGGCCACCGAGGGGAAGATAGAGGATTTCCTCTCAGATCTGCCAGATGACACAGTGTTGCTTCTCCTCAATGCCATCCACTTCCAGG GCTTCTGGAGGAACAAGTTCGACCCGAACCTCACACAGAGAGACACTTTCCACCTGGATGAGCAGTTCACGGTGCCGGTGGACATGATGCAAGCCCTCACGTATCCGCTGCACTGGTTCCTGCTGGAGCAGCCTGAGATCCAG GTGGCTCATTTCCCCTTTAAGAACAACATGAGCTTCGTGGTCCTGATGCCCACCCGCTTTGAGTGGAATGTGTCCCAGGTGCTGGCCAACCTGACCTGGGACATTTTGCACCAGCCCTTGCTGCGGGAGAGGCCCACCAAGGTCCAGCTGCCTAAGCTGCATCTCAAATACCAACTGGACCTGGTGGCCACCCTCAGCCAGCTGG GCCTGCAGGAGTTATTCCAGGCCCCGGACCTGCGTGGGATCTCCGATGAGAGGCTGGTGGTGTCCAGTGTGCAGCATCAGTCGGCGCTAGAGCTCAGCGAGGCCGGTGTGGAGGCGGCCGCGGCAACCAGCACGGCCATGTCCCGCATGTCCCTGTCGTCCTTCGTCGTGAACCGccccttcctcttcttcatccttGAGGACAGCACCAGCCTGCCCCTCTTCGTGGGCAGCGTGAGGAACCCCAACCCTGGCGCGCAGCCGGAGCGCAAGGAGCAGCAAGACTCCCCCAGCAGGGACTCCTTCCAGGACCACAAAGGCCGCCCCCGCGGAGACAAGCCTTTCGACCCAGACTTGAAACTTGGGCCCCCCTCAGAAGAGGATTACCCTCAGCCTAGCAGCCCCAAGTGA
- the SERPINF2 gene encoding alpha-2-antiplasmin isoform X3: MMTFTTDLFSLVAQSSTRPNLILSPLSVALALSHLALGAQNQTLQRLKQVLHADSGPCLPHLLSRLCQDLGPGAFRLAARMYLQKGFPIKEDFLEQSEQLFGAKPMSLTGRKGEDLANINQWVKEATEGKIEDFLSDLPDDTVLLLLNAIHFQGFWRNKFDPNLTQRDTFHLDEQFTVPVDMMQALTYPLHWFLLEQPEIQVAHFPFKNNMSFVVLMPTRFEWNVSQVLANLTWDILHQPLLRERPTKVQLPKLHLKYQLDLVATLSQLGLQELFQAPDLRGISDERLVVSSVQHQSALELSEAGVEAAAATSTAMSRMSLSSFVVNRPFLFFILEDSTSLPLFVGSVRNPNPGAQPERKEQQDSPSRDSFQDHKGRPRGDKPFDPDLKLGPPSEEDYPQPSSPK, translated from the exons ATGATGACCTTCACCACAGACCTcttctccctggtggcccaaagcTCAACCAGGCCCAACCTCATCCTGTCACCTCTGAGTGTGGCCCTGGCACTGTCTCACCTGGCACTAG GTGCTCAGAACCAAACGCTGCAAAGGCTGAAACAGGTGCTGCATGCAGACTCAGggccctgcctcccccacctGCTCAGCCGCCTCTGCCAGGACCTGGGGCCTGGGGCTTTCAGGTTGGCTGCCAGAATGTACCTGCAGAAAG GATTTCCCATCAAAGAGGACTTCCTGGAACAATCAGAACAGCTCTTTGGTGCAAAGCCCATGAGCCTGACGGGAAGGAAGGGGGAGGACCTGGCAAACATCAACCAATGGGTGAAGGAGGCCACCGAGGGGAAGATAGAGGATTTCCTCTCAGATCTGCCAGATGACACAGTGTTGCTTCTCCTCAATGCCATCCACTTCCAGG GCTTCTGGAGGAACAAGTTCGACCCGAACCTCACACAGAGAGACACTTTCCACCTGGATGAGCAGTTCACGGTGCCGGTGGACATGATGCAAGCCCTCACGTATCCGCTGCACTGGTTCCTGCTGGAGCAGCCTGAGATCCAG GTGGCTCATTTCCCCTTTAAGAACAACATGAGCTTCGTGGTCCTGATGCCCACCCGCTTTGAGTGGAATGTGTCCCAGGTGCTGGCCAACCTGACCTGGGACATTTTGCACCAGCCCTTGCTGCGGGAGAGGCCCACCAAGGTCCAGCTGCCTAAGCTGCATCTCAAATACCAACTGGACCTGGTGGCCACCCTCAGCCAGCTGG GCCTGCAGGAGTTATTCCAGGCCCCGGACCTGCGTGGGATCTCCGATGAGAGGCTGGTGGTGTCCAGTGTGCAGCATCAGTCGGCGCTAGAGCTCAGCGAGGCCGGTGTGGAGGCGGCCGCGGCAACCAGCACGGCCATGTCCCGCATGTCCCTGTCGTCCTTCGTCGTGAACCGccccttcctcttcttcatccttGAGGACAGCACCAGCCTGCCCCTCTTCGTGGGCAGCGTGAGGAACCCCAACCCTGGCGCGCAGCCGGAGCGCAAGGAGCAGCAAGACTCCCCCAGCAGGGACTCCTTCCAGGACCACAAAGGCCGCCCCCGCGGAGACAAGCCTTTCGACCCAGACTTGAAACTTGGGCCCCCCTCAGAAGAGGATTACCCTCAGCCTAGCAGCCCCAAGTGA